A region from the Pelagovum pacificum genome encodes:
- a CDS encoding ComEC/Rec2 family competence protein has protein sequence MRAVASIEAVLLAQRGHLFGWVPVCLGTGIGLYFWLKVEPTLGVYLVLLVISGLALLFSKVVGAAIGPIAVGAALIGIGVTLGGARAHFVAEPVLGWRYYGPVEGRVVAIDRSASDAVRLTLDQVRLEDIARERTPARVRMSLHGDQGFIEPRPGMVVILTGHLSPPAGPVEPGGFDFRRHAWFDRLGGIGYTRTPVLELKDADRVPWVARQRTRLSAAIRARVDGDAGAFAAAILTGDRSAIPEEVVTDLRRANLAHLLAISGLHMGLLTGVVFGLVRLVLALIPRGALYWPNRKIAALAALLMGACYLALSGGAVATERAYIMVAVMFVAVLFDRRAITLRAVAVAAIIVLCRRPEELTGPGFQMSFAATVALVAVFAALRSAGSPPGWVRPLLAVVLSSVVAGLATAPVAAAHFNQVSHYGYVANLLSVPVMGTVVIPAAVAAAILWPLGLDWLALAVMEAGLRWILWVAAQVSGLDDAVGHVPTPPVAVLPLLAIGAALLVLWRGRGRWIGLLPALLAGWLWHDVRRPDILIAETGGLIGVMTASGRALSKPTGDGFAAMVWLENDGAPIQQDQAAAKGYEVARARVGLLHLTGKRRAEALTGCGGARLLVLNLPDPAVRPCVVYDSERLSRTGAIAGWLVEEGLRLETAASRSGRRLWTPLTSKTGPDDAGPVLLE, from the coding sequence GTGCGGGCCGTCGCGAGCATCGAAGCCGTTCTGCTGGCGCAGCGCGGCCACCTGTTCGGCTGGGTGCCGGTCTGCCTCGGCACCGGCATCGGCCTGTACTTCTGGCTGAAGGTCGAGCCGACCCTTGGCGTCTATCTCGTCCTTCTCGTCATCAGCGGGCTTGCCCTGCTTTTCTCGAAGGTCGTCGGGGCCGCCATCGGACCGATCGCTGTCGGCGCCGCTCTGATCGGGATCGGCGTCACGCTCGGCGGCGCGCGGGCGCATTTCGTGGCCGAACCGGTGCTCGGCTGGCGCTACTATGGACCGGTGGAGGGCAGGGTGGTCGCCATCGACCGCTCCGCCTCCGACGCGGTGCGGCTGACGCTGGATCAGGTTCGGCTCGAAGACATCGCGCGGGAGCGAACGCCGGCGCGGGTTCGGATGTCTCTTCATGGTGACCAGGGCTTTATCGAGCCCCGGCCCGGCATGGTCGTCATCCTGACCGGGCATCTCTCGCCGCCGGCCGGCCCGGTAGAACCCGGAGGCTTCGACTTCCGCCGCCACGCGTGGTTCGACCGGCTCGGCGGCATCGGCTACACCCGCACCCCCGTGCTGGAACTCAAGGACGCAGATCGGGTGCCGTGGGTCGCCCGACAGCGTACCCGCCTGTCCGCCGCGATCCGAGCGCGCGTCGATGGGGACGCCGGTGCCTTCGCTGCGGCGATCCTGACGGGTGACCGCTCGGCCATTCCCGAAGAGGTCGTGACGGACTTGCGACGCGCCAACCTCGCCCATCTCCTCGCCATCTCGGGGCTGCACATGGGGTTGCTGACCGGCGTGGTCTTCGGCCTCGTCCGGCTGGTCCTCGCGCTGATCCCCCGCGGCGCTCTCTACTGGCCGAACCGCAAGATCGCGGCCCTCGCCGCGCTGCTGATGGGCGCCTGTTACCTCGCGCTGTCGGGCGGAGCGGTCGCGACAGAGCGGGCCTACATCATGGTCGCCGTGATGTTCGTCGCGGTCCTGTTCGACCGTCGCGCGATCACTCTGCGCGCCGTCGCGGTCGCCGCGATCATCGTTCTGTGCCGAAGACCGGAAGAACTGACCGGGCCCGGATTCCAGATGTCGTTCGCGGCGACGGTGGCGCTTGTCGCGGTCTTCGCCGCCCTACGCTCCGCCGGCAGCCCGCCCGGCTGGGTGCGGCCGCTGCTTGCCGTGGTGCTGTCCTCGGTCGTTGCTGGCCTCGCCACAGCGCCCGTGGCAGCGGCACATTTCAACCAGGTCTCGCACTACGGTTATGTCGCCAACCTGCTTTCGGTGCCGGTCATGGGCACTGTCGTGATCCCGGCGGCGGTCGCGGCTGCGATCCTCTGGCCACTCGGGCTGGACTGGCTGGCGCTTGCGGTGATGGAGGCCGGCCTGCGCTGGATCCTCTGGGTGGCGGCGCAGGTGTCCGGTCTCGACGACGCGGTCGGCCACGTGCCGACGCCGCCTGTCGCGGTCCTCCCGTTACTGGCGATCGGAGCCGCTCTGCTGGTCCTCTGGCGCGGCCGGGGCAGGTGGATCGGGCTGCTCCCGGCGCTGCTGGCCGGCTGGCTCTGGCATGACGTGCGCCGCCCGGACATCCTGATTGCAGAGACTGGTGGCCTGATCGGCGTCATGACCGCCTCGGGTCGCGCCTTGTCCAAGCCGACGGGGGACGGCTTCGCTGCCATGGTCTGGCTCGAAAACGATGGCGCCCCGATCCAACAGGACCAGGCCGCCGCCAAGGGCTACGAGGTCGCCCGTGCGCGGGTCGGCCTGCTGCACCTCACCGGCAAACGCCGCGCGGAAGCGCTCACCGGATGCGGCGGAGCCCGCCTGCTGGTCCTGAACCTCCCCGATCCAGCCGTGCGCCCCTGCGTGGTCTACGACAGCGAACGCCTGAGCCGCACTGGTGCCATCGCTGGTTGGCTGGTGGAAGAGGGGCTGCGCCTGGAAACCGCAGCCTCCCGATCCGGCCGACGGCTCTGGACGCCTCTCACGAGCAAAACGGGGCCAGACGATGCAGGCCCCGTTCTGCTGGAGTGA
- a CDS encoding molybdopterin molybdotransferase MoeA, translating to MISVAEALDQLFALVEPTDIETVPLTAACGRQLAEPLTARRNQPPFAASSMDGYAVIASEVRPGASFRVIGEAAAGRAFSGSVSSGEAVRIFTGAPVPEGADRVVIQEDAERDGDSITLGHSLDEAFYVRPLGGDFHTGDELSPRLLTPSDIALIAAMNHATVPVRKRPVVAILPTGDELVQPGEDPGPDQIVASNSYGLHALLARAGAEPRLLPIAKDTLGSLEAALTLAEGADLVVTIGGASVGDHDLVGEAASNLGLERSFYKIAMRPGKPLMAGRLSDMALVGLPGNPVSAMVCGHIFILPMIACYLGRKAAPAPRIRATLTAPLPENGPREHYMRARRDGDGIAAFERQDSALLTVLADANALLVRPPHDPARQAGETVEYIDLSTGG from the coding sequence ATGATTTCGGTCGCCGAGGCGCTCGACCAACTCTTCGCGCTGGTCGAGCCGACCGACATCGAGACCGTTCCCCTTACAGCGGCCTGCGGTCGCCAGCTTGCCGAGCCCCTCACGGCCCGTCGTAATCAGCCTCCATTCGCGGCGTCTTCGATGGACGGTTACGCGGTGATCGCCTCCGAAGTGCGCCCCGGTGCGAGCTTCCGGGTGATCGGCGAAGCAGCGGCCGGACGCGCGTTCTCCGGCTCAGTCTCAAGCGGTGAAGCGGTTCGCATCTTCACCGGAGCCCCGGTTCCCGAAGGAGCGGATCGCGTCGTGATCCAGGAGGATGCCGAACGCGACGGCGACTCCATTACGTTAGGGCATTCTCTGGACGAAGCGTTTTACGTCAGACCGTTGGGAGGCGACTTTCACACAGGGGATGAGCTGTCGCCCCGCCTCCTCACGCCGTCCGACATCGCTCTGATCGCTGCAATGAACCATGCGACGGTCCCCGTCAGAAAGCGGCCGGTGGTCGCCATACTCCCGACGGGTGATGAGCTGGTTCAACCGGGAGAAGACCCCGGTCCCGACCAGATTGTCGCCTCGAACAGCTATGGTCTGCACGCTCTGCTTGCACGCGCCGGTGCGGAGCCGAGGTTGTTGCCGATCGCGAAGGACACCCTCGGCTCGCTCGAAGCTGCACTGACGCTGGCCGAGGGTGCGGACCTTGTGGTGACGATCGGCGGTGCATCCGTCGGCGATCATGATCTGGTCGGCGAAGCGGCGTCGAACTTGGGTCTCGAGCGGTCCTTCTACAAGATCGCGATGCGTCCGGGAAAACCGCTGATGGCGGGTCGGCTTAGCGACATGGCGCTGGTCGGACTTCCCGGAAACCCCGTCTCTGCAATGGTTTGCGGGCATATCTTCATCTTGCCCATGATCGCTTGCTACCTCGGCCGAAAGGCCGCGCCGGCGCCTCGAATCCGTGCGACCCTGACTGCGCCGCTCCCCGAGAACGGCCCCCGCGAGCATTACATGCGAGCCCGCCGTGACGGGGATGGCATCGCGGCATTCGAGCGCCAGGACAGCGCGCTGCTGACCGTGCTGGCCGATGCGAATGCCCTGCTGGTGAGGCCGCCGCATGACCCGGCGCGACAGGCCGGCGAGACTGTCGAATACATCGACTTGTCGACAGGTGGTTGA
- the lexA gene encoding transcriptional repressor LexA has protein sequence MLTKKQLDLLEFIHKRVQRDGVPPSFDEMKEALDLRSKSGIHRLITALEERGFIRRLAHRARALEIVKLPDSMAQKGFTPRVIEGDRPDGPPPPSAVSVESSAATDLPIMGRIAAGVPIAAISEEAGRVSVPQSMIGRGAHYALEVRGESMIGIGINDGDVVVIRETTTADDGDVVVALVEDQEATLKRFRRQGTAIALEAANPAFETRVLPADHVKVQGRLVGLIRTY, from the coding sequence ATGCTGACCAAGAAGCAGCTCGACTTGCTTGAATTCATTCACAAACGTGTCCAGCGCGACGGTGTCCCGCCCTCCTTCGACGAGATGAAGGAAGCGCTTGACCTCCGGTCGAAGTCGGGCATCCACCGGCTGATTACCGCGCTCGAGGAACGGGGCTTTATCCGACGTCTCGCGCACCGGGCGCGCGCGCTGGAAATCGTGAAGCTGCCTGACTCGATGGCGCAGAAGGGCTTTACGCCCCGCGTGATCGAAGGCGACCGGCCCGATGGACCGCCGCCTCCGTCCGCGGTGTCGGTCGAAAGCAGCGCCGCAACCGATCTGCCGATCATGGGCCGGATCGCCGCCGGTGTGCCGATCGCTGCCATTTCGGAAGAAGCCGGGCGCGTGTCCGTACCGCAGTCTATGATCGGGCGCGGGGCGCATTACGCCCTGGAAGTCCGCGGTGAGTCGATGATCGGAATCGGCATCAACGACGGCGATGTCGTGGTCATCCGGGAGACGACGACGGCGGATGACGGCGACGTTGTGGTTGCGCTGGTGGAAGATCAGGAAGCGACGCTGAAGCGGTTCCGCCGTCAAGGGACTGCGATCGCGCTCGAAGCCGCGAATCCGGCGTTCGAGACGCGCGTGCTTCCGGCCGACCATGTGAAGGTCCAGGGCCGGCTTGTCGGGCTGATCCGCACCTACTGA
- the trpC gene encoding indole-3-glycerol phosphate synthase TrpC, with product MSTVLDRIKAYKLEEVAARKEATPLADVEAAARAADAPRGFAEALTNACQTGYGLIAEIKKASPSKGLIREDFDPPAHARAYAEGGAACLSVLTDGPSFQGHEDFLVAARAAVDLPVLRKDFIYDIYQVAESRSIGADCILIIMASVSDTQAKELEDAAFGWGMDVLVEVHNEEELERASVLETPLVGINNRDLKTFETTLDTTRTLARLVPPGKLIISESGLFNPDDLSALARYGARAFLIGESLMRQEDVAAATRELIGNPLMPAGL from the coding sequence ATGAGCACCGTTCTCGACCGCATCAAGGCTTACAAGCTGGAGGAAGTCGCGGCCCGCAAGGAGGCGACGCCGCTCGCCGATGTGGAGGCCGCCGCGCGCGCTGCCGATGCGCCACGCGGCTTCGCCGAGGCGCTGACCAACGCGTGCCAGACCGGCTATGGCCTGATCGCCGAGATCAAGAAAGCTTCGCCCTCCAAGGGACTGATTCGAGAGGATTTCGATCCGCCAGCCCATGCCCGCGCCTATGCCGAAGGCGGTGCGGCCTGCCTGTCCGTCCTCACCGACGGCCCGTCCTTCCAGGGGCACGAGGACTTCCTCGTCGCGGCCCGTGCCGCCGTCGATCTGCCGGTGCTGCGCAAGGACTTCATCTACGACATCTACCAGGTCGCCGAGTCGCGGAGCATCGGGGCCGACTGCATCCTCATCATCATGGCTTCGGTCAGCGACACTCAGGCGAAAGAGCTCGAGGACGCTGCGTTCGGCTGGGGCATGGATGTGCTTGTCGAAGTGCACAACGAAGAGGAGCTGGAGCGTGCCAGTGTCCTCGAAACCCCGCTCGTCGGGATCAACAACCGCGATCTGAAGACCTTCGAGACGACGCTCGACACGACGCGCACGCTCGCGCGGCTGGTGCCGCCGGGCAAGCTCATCATCTCCGAAAGCGGGCTCTTCAATCCCGACGATCTGTCCGCCCTCGCGCGCTACGGCGCCCGCGCCTTCCTCATCGGCGAGAGCCTGATGCGGCAGGAAGACGTGGCTGCCGCAACGCGAGAGCTGATCGGCAATCCCCTAATGCCTGCAGGGCTTTAG
- the moaC gene encoding cyclic pyranopterin monophosphate synthase MoaC, translating to MAKLTHFDESGQAHMVDVSDKASTARLAVAEGWVKMSDSTLAMIRDGEAGKGDVLGVARLAGIMGAKKTADLIPLCHPLPLSKVAIELEVDPALPGIRITATVKTSGQTGVEMEALTAVSTAALTIYDMVKAAQKDMEIGGLQLVLKEGGKSGRYTR from the coding sequence ATGGCAAAGCTCACCCACTTCGACGAGTCCGGACAGGCCCACATGGTCGATGTGTCCGACAAGGCGAGCACCGCCCGCCTCGCCGTCGCCGAGGGATGGGTGAAGATGTCCGACAGCACGCTCGCCATGATCCGCGACGGCGAGGCCGGCAAGGGGGACGTTCTCGGCGTCGCGCGGCTGGCCGGGATCATGGGGGCCAAGAAGACTGCCGACCTGATCCCGCTTTGTCATCCGCTGCCGCTGAGCAAGGTCGCGATCGAGCTCGAGGTTGATCCGGCGCTTCCCGGCATCCGCATCACGGCGACCGTCAAGACGTCTGGCCAGACGGGCGTCGAGATGGAAGCGCTGACCGCCGTCTCGACGGCGGCCTTGACGATCTATGACATGGTGAAGGCCGCACAGAAAGATATGGAAATCGGTGGCTTGCAGCTCGTTCTGAAAGAGGGCGGGAAGTCGGGCCGGTATACGCGATGA
- the gltX gene encoding glutamate--tRNA ligase, with the protein MVVTRFAPSPTGALHIGGARTALFNWLYARAKGGKFLLRIEDTDKARSTPENAQAILDGLTWLGLDWDGEPVSQASRAERHREVAEELLANGRAFKCFSTQDEIEAFREQAKADGKSTLFRSPWRDIPEAQHPDAPYVIRLRVPRDGETTVPDAVQGDVTWKNDQVDDLVLLRSDGTPVYMLAVVVDDHDMEVTHVIRGDDHLANSIRQTLIYKAMAWDVPVMAHIPLIFGPDGKKLSKRHGATGAAEYQALGYPAAGMRNYLTRLGWSHGDDEFFTDAQAREWFDLDGIGKSPARFDFKKLENICGQHIAVADDAALLQELEGYLAATQAPPLTDAQRDGLARAMYCLKERAKTFPELIEKAHFVLSNRPIEPDEKSAAQLDDTARAMIADLTPRLQTAGWTRDELEAIVSSVAEDHGLKLGKLAGPLRATLAGRSVSPSVFDMMLVLGKEETISRLEDQAA; encoded by the coding sequence ATGGTCGTCACCCGCTTCGCCCCCTCTCCGACCGGTGCGCTGCACATCGGCGGCGCCCGCACGGCGCTGTTCAACTGGCTCTATGCCCGCGCCAAGGGCGGCAAGTTCCTGCTGCGGATCGAAGATACCGACAAGGCACGCTCCACCCCCGAGAACGCGCAGGCGATCCTCGACGGGCTGACGTGGCTCGGCCTCGACTGGGACGGCGAGCCGGTCAGCCAGGCCAGCCGCGCCGAGCGGCACCGCGAGGTCGCCGAAGAGCTGCTGGCGAACGGCCGGGCCTTCAAGTGTTTCTCGACCCAGGACGAGATCGAGGCGTTTCGCGAACAGGCCAAGGCGGACGGCAAGTCGACGCTGTTCCGCTCGCCCTGGCGCGACATTCCCGAGGCGCAACATCCGGATGCGCCCTACGTGATCCGCCTCCGCGTGCCGCGCGACGGTGAGACGACTGTGCCCGACGCCGTGCAGGGTGACGTGACCTGGAAGAACGATCAGGTCGACGACCTCGTGCTTCTGCGCTCCGACGGGACGCCGGTCTATATGCTGGCGGTGGTGGTCGATGACCATGACATGGAGGTCACGCACGTGATCCGGGGCGACGATCACCTCGCGAACTCGATCCGTCAGACGCTGATCTACAAGGCGATGGCGTGGGACGTGCCGGTGATGGCGCACATTCCGCTGATCTTCGGCCCCGACGGCAAGAAGCTGTCCAAGCGCCATGGCGCGACGGGCGCGGCGGAGTACCAGGCGCTCGGCTATCCGGCCGCGGGGATGCGCAACTACCTGACGCGGCTCGGCTGGAGCCACGGCGACGACGAGTTCTTCACGGACGCGCAGGCGCGGGAGTGGTTCGACCTCGACGGCATCGGCAAGAGCCCCGCGCGCTTCGATTTCAAGAAGCTGGAGAACATCTGCGGCCAGCATATCGCCGTGGCCGACGATGCTGCACTGCTGCAAGAGCTCGAAGGCTATCTTGCGGCGACGCAGGCTCCCCCGTTGACGGACGCACAGAGGGATGGGCTGGCGAGGGCGATGTATTGCCTCAAGGAACGCGCGAAGACCTTCCCGGAACTTATTGAAAAGGCGCATTTTGTGCTTAGCAATAGGCCGATCGAACCGGATGAGAAGTCCGCCGCCCAACTGGACGACACGGCGCGCGCCATGATCGCTGATCTGACGCCGCGACTGCAAACTGCCGGCTGGACGCGGGACGAATTGGAGGCCATTGTGTCCTCGGTTGCCGAGGACCACGGGCTGAAGCTTGGCAAACTTGCCGGGCCGCTGCGCGCGACACTGGCGGGGCGTTCGGTTTCGCCGTCGGTCTTCGACATGATGCTGGTGCTGGGGAAAGAAGAAACCATATCCCGGCTCGAGGATCAGGCCGCCTGA
- the trpD gene encoding anthranilate phosphoribosyltransferase, giving the protein MTDAMKPLIFAASEGPLSRSQAEEAFGYLFEGAATPAQVGGFLMALRARGESVSEYAAAAAVMRAHCVPVKAPDGAMDIVGTGGDGKHTLNISTATAFVVAGSGVPVAKHGNRNLSSKSGTADVQSVLGIDVMVGAEVVERSLVEAGIGFMMAPMHHPAMKHVGPVRLELGCKTIFNILGPLTNPAGVKRQLTGAFAPDLIHPMAETLQQLGSEKAWLVHGSDGTDEITICGPTAVAALENGKITSREIHPEDAGLPVHPFKDIVGGTPEDNAAALRALLTGEAGAYRDAVLLNAAAALVIADRANTLPEGVEIAAESIDSGKALSAVETLAKITKEAA; this is encoded by the coding sequence ATGACCGACGCCATGAAGCCCCTGATCTTCGCGGCCTCGGAAGGTCCGCTGTCGCGCTCTCAGGCGGAGGAAGCGTTCGGCTATCTGTTCGAAGGCGCGGCGACGCCCGCACAGGTCGGGGGTTTCCTGATGGCGCTGCGGGCACGCGGCGAATCCGTCTCCGAATATGCCGCCGCCGCCGCCGTGATGCGCGCCCATTGCGTGCCGGTGAAGGCGCCCGACGGCGCAATGGACATCGTCGGCACCGGCGGTGACGGCAAGCACACTCTGAATATCTCCACTGCGACGGCCTTCGTCGTCGCAGGTTCGGGCGTGCCGGTCGCCAAGCACGGCAACCGCAACCTGTCGTCGAAGTCCGGCACCGCCGACGTGCAGAGTGTGCTCGGCATCGACGTCATGGTCGGCGCGGAGGTGGTCGAGCGGTCCCTCGTTGAAGCCGGGATCGGTTTCATGATGGCCCCGATGCACCATCCGGCGATGAAGCATGTAGGTCCCGTCCGGCTCGAACTCGGATGCAAGACGATCTTCAACATCTTGGGGCCGTTGACGAATCCCGCCGGCGTGAAGCGTCAGCTCACCGGTGCCTTCGCGCCCGACCTCATCCACCCGATGGCGGAGACGCTCCAGCAGCTCGGGTCCGAGAAGGCCTGGCTCGTTCATGGCAGCGACGGCACGGACGAGATCACGATCTGCGGCCCCACCGCCGTCGCCGCGCTGGAGAATGGCAAGATCACCAGCCGCGAGATCCACCCCGAGGACGCCGGGCTGCCGGTCCACCCGTTCAAGGACATTGTCGGCGGCACGCCCGAAGACAACGCCGCGGCCCTGCGTGCGCTGCTGACTGGCGAAGCGGGCGCCTACCGCGACGCGGTCCTGTTGAACGCGGCTGCCGCACTGGTCATTGCGGACCGCGCGAATACTCTCCCCGAAGGGGTTGAGATCGCTGCGGAAAGTATCGACTCCGGCAAGGCGCTTAGCGCTGTCGAAACCCTCGCGAAAATCACGAAAGAGGCTGCATGA
- a CDS encoding anthranilate synthase component II encodes MLLLIDNYDSFTYNLMHYLGELGASVVVKRNDALDVQQAMSMSPSAIVLSPGPGTPDSAGICLSLIEAAAETRTPLFGVCLGHQAIGQSFGGDVVRCHEIVHGKLGSIRHEGKGVFAGLPSPLEATRYHSLIVDRATLPAEFEVTAELDDGTIMGLAHRELPIEGVQFHPESIASQHGHDMLKNFLSRIPVPA; translated from the coding sequence ATGCTGCTGCTCATCGATAATTACGACAGCTTTACCTACAACCTGATGCATTATCTCGGGGAGCTCGGCGCGTCTGTCGTGGTCAAGCGCAACGATGCGCTCGACGTGCAGCAGGCCATGTCCATGTCGCCCTCCGCGATCGTGCTGTCGCCCGGTCCCGGCACCCCGGACAGTGCCGGCATCTGCCTCTCCCTGATCGAGGCCGCCGCCGAGACGCGCACGCCGCTGTTCGGCGTCTGCCTTGGCCATCAGGCGATCGGCCAGTCCTTCGGCGGCGATGTCGTGCGATGCCACGAGATCGTCCACGGCAAGCTCGGCTCGATCCGGCACGAGGGCAAAGGCGTCTTCGCCGGCCTGCCGAGCCCGCTCGAGGCGACGCGATATCATTCGCTGATTGTCGACCGTGCGACCCTCCCGGCGGAGTTCGAAGTCACCGCAGAGCTCGACGACGGCACGATCATGGGTCTCGCCCACCGGGAGCTGCCGATCGAGGGCGTGCAGTTCCACCCGGAGAGCATCGCGTCCCAGCACGGGCATGACATGCTGAAGAACTTCCTCTCTCGCATCCCGGTGCCCGCATGA
- a CDS encoding divergent polysaccharide deacetylase family protein encodes MWQGFFSGALWGVLVSAVGVSVSSLMGPPPGSTEPPQPPQVEGPEMSGTTSDAPEGADVTSADLGEAPGGMEAPAVSSPESDGAPTANTADPERPAAEADMAELSAPAAGGETGVESATEEPVLPPPQASGPEEPAPESDIAVSTEPAPPPQADEPEEVAEETVEDPVEESPPAAVEGPTQPEQDLAEADAPDEEAPEAATSSDVPLVVDIVPDTDTAPESDDDTDTSEADADAPAATEAEEDAPASSRFALSSETGNTLPGQAVGEEEAVTVTVDDDMPALEAHAMPFNADGRPMMSIVLLDEGGLRDAIPALGQLPVPVTVVVDPTRDGAAEAASAYRAAGFEVGVLSPVPEGATPQDVEVAMQSALSEVPESVILLDAGSGLQSNREASDQATEILATDGRGLVTLSSGLNAGVRSAEQAGVPAAVVYRDLDADDEEARVVRRFLEQAAFRARQESGVVVLARVRPDTVSALILWGTEAASGAVQIVPVSTLLTADAAE; translated from the coding sequence ATGTGGCAGGGCTTCTTTTCCGGTGCGCTGTGGGGCGTTCTCGTATCCGCGGTGGGCGTCTCGGTAAGCTCCCTCATGGGGCCGCCGCCCGGCTCGACCGAGCCGCCGCAGCCGCCCCAGGTCGAGGGGCCCGAGATGTCGGGCACCACCAGCGACGCACCAGAGGGTGCCGACGTCACCTCCGCCGATCTCGGCGAGGCGCCGGGCGGGATGGAGGCTCCTGCCGTCTCTTCGCCCGAGTCTGACGGCGCGCCGACCGCCAACACAGCCGACCCCGAACGCCCGGCCGCGGAGGCGGACATGGCAGAACTCAGCGCTCCGGCAGCCGGGGGCGAGACGGGTGTCGAGTCCGCCACCGAAGAGCCCGTCCTGCCGCCACCGCAAGCCTCCGGTCCGGAGGAGCCCGCCCCGGAGAGCGACATCGCCGTCTCGACCGAGCCCGCACCACCGCCACAGGCGGACGAACCGGAAGAGGTCGCTGAGGAAACTGTCGAGGACCCGGTCGAAGAATCCCCCCCGGCAGCGGTCGAAGGGCCGACTCAGCCCGAACAGGACCTCGCGGAGGCCGACGCCCCGGACGAGGAGGCACCGGAGGCTGCGACGTCCTCGGATGTGCCGCTCGTCGTGGACATCGTGCCTGATACGGACACGGCTCCGGAAAGTGACGACGACACGGACACATCTGAGGCCGATGCGGACGCGCCAGCGGCCACCGAGGCTGAGGAAGACGCCCCCGCATCCTCCCGCTTCGCGCTGTCGTCGGAAACCGGGAACACGCTTCCGGGTCAGGCCGTCGGCGAGGAGGAGGCGGTGACCGTCACGGTCGACGACGACATGCCAGCGCTCGAAGCGCACGCCATGCCGTTCAACGCGGACGGCCGTCCGATGATGTCGATCGTGCTGCTGGACGAAGGCGGGCTGCGCGACGCGATCCCGGCGCTCGGTCAGTTGCCGGTGCCGGTCACGGTGGTCGTCGATCCGACCCGCGACGGCGCGGCAGAAGCCGCCTCCGCCTACCGGGCCGCGGGGTTCGAAGTCGGCGTTCTGTCGCCCGTTCCCGAGGGCGCCACGCCGCAGGACGTCGAAGTGGCGATGCAGTCGGCGCTGTCGGAAGTGCCCGAGTCGGTGATCCTTCTCGACGCGGGGAGCGGCCTGCAATCCAACCGCGAAGCGAGCGACCAGGCAACCGAGATCCTCGCCACAGACGGTCGCGGCCTCGTCACCCTGTCGAGCGGTCTGAACGCGGGCGTGCGCTCCGCCGAGCAGGCCGGTGTGCCCGCCGCAGTGGTCTACCGCGACCTCGACGCCGACGACGAGGAAGCCCGCGTCGTGCGTCGCTTCCTGGAACAGGCGGCGTTCCGGGCACGGCAGGAAAGCGGGGTCGTTGTTCTTGCCCGGGTCCGCCCCGATACGGTGTCCGCTCTGATCCTGTGGGGGACGGAGGCAGCCTCGGGCGCAGTCCAGATCGTGCCGGTCTCGACCCTGCTGACCGCAGACGCCGCAGAGTAG